A part of Aegilops tauschii subsp. strangulata cultivar AL8/78 chromosome 2, Aet v6.0, whole genome shotgun sequence genomic DNA contains:
- the LOC109753894 gene encoding uncharacterized protein isoform X2, whose protein sequence is MRPPRTLPLPHFTLPPLAGEDLAFVTALRSHLSSSPELAPSSLSRFLPQLNHLRLSHLLLSPPRVPHDVLSSLLPSPPPPLPFALLLHALTPRRSSELLASLLPSISHHAFPELLHHLILTARLAAGSRGTGAAVPAVEVLFSACARRNKLSQATLTFRAMRAHGLLPRVESCNVFISAALRLKRPEIAVSFFREMRRCCISPNMYTANMVLRAFCALGRVADAATVLDEMPDWGVDRTVVSFNTLIAAYCKEHGGLEHALELKKRMELEGLAPSEVTYNTILHVLCKEGRMQQANRLLSEMKVKRVVPNTVTYNTLIYGYVMHGDNGTAWRVHEGMVKNGVELDIITYNALILGLCRDGKIKKAVHLFQQLDRSKLEPNASTFSALILGHCKAQNSERALQLLNVMKKSGFHPNYDTYKIVISTFYKNKDFEGAVDVMKELLEMCMAPDKALLHEFFEALSKAKKLHLAEGLQLADKGS, encoded by the exons ATGCGGCCGCCGCGCACGCTTCCGCTGCCGCACTTCACTCTCCCGCCGCTTGCCGGCGAGGACCTCGCCTTCGTCACCGCCCTCCGCTcccacctctcctcctccccggagctcgcgccctcctccctctcccgcTTCCTACCCCAACTCAACCACCTCCGCCTCTCACACCTCCTCCTTTCCCCGCCCCGGGTGCCCCACGACgtcctctcctccctcctcccctcgccgccgcccccgctcCCCTTCGCCCTCCTCCTCCACGCCCTCACCCCGCGCCGCTCCTCCGAGCTCCTCGCCTCACTGCTCCCCTCCATCTCGCACCACGCCTTCCCGGAGCTCCTCCACCACCTCATCTTGACCGCTCGCCTCGCCGCCGGGAGCCGCGGCACCGGCGCCGCAGTGCCGGCCGTCGAAGTTCTCTTCTCTGCTTGCGCGCGCCGAAACAAGCTCTCTCAGGCCACGCTCACCTTCCGCGCCATGCGTGCGCATGGCCTGCTCCCGCGGGTCGAGTCCTGCAACGTCTTCATCTCCGCGGCGCTCCGCCTGAAGCGCCCCGAGATCGCCGTGTCCTTCTTCCGGGAGATGCGCCGGTGCTGTATCTCGCCCAACATGTACACGGCCAACATGGTGTTGCGGGCCTTCTGTGCCTTGGGGCGGGTCGCCGACGCGGCCACGGTGCTCGATGAAATGCCGGATTGGGGGGTTGATAGGACGGTGGTCAGCTTCAACACGCTGATCGCAGCTTATTGTAAGGAGCATGGTGGTCTGGAACATGCGCTGGAGCTGAAGAAGAGGATGGAGCTGGAGGGGCTAGCGCCCAGTGAGGTGACCTATAACACGATCCTCCATGTGCTGTGCAAGGAGGGAAGGATGCAGCAAGCGAATCGTTTGTTGAGCGAAATGAAGGTGAAGAGGGTTGTGCCGAACACAGTGACATACAATACTCTGATTTATGGGTATGTCATGCATGGTGATAATGGCACAGCGTGGAGGGTTCATGAAGGGATGGTTAAGAATGGAGTCGAGCTTGATATCATAACTTACAATGCGCTCATTCTTGGTCTTTGCCGGGATGGGAAGATAAAAAAGGCCGTGCATTTGTTTCAGCAGCTTGACAGGTCCAAGCTTGAACCGAATGCTTCAACTTTCTCAGCGTTGATTCTTGGGCACTGTAAGGCGCAGAATTCAGAGCGAGCACTGCAACTGTTGAATGTGATGAAAAAATCTGGCTTCCATCCGAATTACGACACATATAAGATTGTTATATCTACTTTCTACAAGAATAAGGATTTTGAAGGAGCAGTGGATGTGATGAAGGAGCTTCTCGAGATGTGCATGGCTCCTGACAAGGCCTTATTGCATGAATTCTTTGAAGCCCTCTCAAAGGCTAAAAAACTCCACCTAGCAGAAGGTCTGCAGTTAGCTGATAAAG GTAGCTGA
- the LOC109753894 gene encoding uncharacterized protein isoform X1, which produces MRPPRTLPLPHFTLPPLAGEDLAFVTALRSHLSSSPELAPSSLSRFLPQLNHLRLSHLLLSPPRVPHDVLSSLLPSPPPPLPFALLLHALTPRRSSELLASLLPSISHHAFPELLHHLILTARLAAGSRGTGAAVPAVEVLFSACARRNKLSQATLTFRAMRAHGLLPRVESCNVFISAALRLKRPEIAVSFFREMRRCCISPNMYTANMVLRAFCALGRVADAATVLDEMPDWGVDRTVVSFNTLIAAYCKEHGGLEHALELKKRMELEGLAPSEVTYNTILHVLCKEGRMQQANRLLSEMKVKRVVPNTVTYNTLIYGYVMHGDNGTAWRVHEGMVKNGVELDIITYNALILGLCRDGKIKKAVHLFQQLDRSKLEPNASTFSALILGHCKAQNSERALQLLNVMKKSGFHPNYDTYKIVISTFYKNKDFEGAVDVMKELLEMCMAPDKALLHEFFEALSKAKKLHLAEGLQLADKGGKFIPSIYYTGDYRNNGEEKTAC; this is translated from the coding sequence ATGCGGCCGCCGCGCACGCTTCCGCTGCCGCACTTCACTCTCCCGCCGCTTGCCGGCGAGGACCTCGCCTTCGTCACCGCCCTCCGCTcccacctctcctcctccccggagctcgcgccctcctccctctcccgcTTCCTACCCCAACTCAACCACCTCCGCCTCTCACACCTCCTCCTTTCCCCGCCCCGGGTGCCCCACGACgtcctctcctccctcctcccctcgccgccgcccccgctcCCCTTCGCCCTCCTCCTCCACGCCCTCACCCCGCGCCGCTCCTCCGAGCTCCTCGCCTCACTGCTCCCCTCCATCTCGCACCACGCCTTCCCGGAGCTCCTCCACCACCTCATCTTGACCGCTCGCCTCGCCGCCGGGAGCCGCGGCACCGGCGCCGCAGTGCCGGCCGTCGAAGTTCTCTTCTCTGCTTGCGCGCGCCGAAACAAGCTCTCTCAGGCCACGCTCACCTTCCGCGCCATGCGTGCGCATGGCCTGCTCCCGCGGGTCGAGTCCTGCAACGTCTTCATCTCCGCGGCGCTCCGCCTGAAGCGCCCCGAGATCGCCGTGTCCTTCTTCCGGGAGATGCGCCGGTGCTGTATCTCGCCCAACATGTACACGGCCAACATGGTGTTGCGGGCCTTCTGTGCCTTGGGGCGGGTCGCCGACGCGGCCACGGTGCTCGATGAAATGCCGGATTGGGGGGTTGATAGGACGGTGGTCAGCTTCAACACGCTGATCGCAGCTTATTGTAAGGAGCATGGTGGTCTGGAACATGCGCTGGAGCTGAAGAAGAGGATGGAGCTGGAGGGGCTAGCGCCCAGTGAGGTGACCTATAACACGATCCTCCATGTGCTGTGCAAGGAGGGAAGGATGCAGCAAGCGAATCGTTTGTTGAGCGAAATGAAGGTGAAGAGGGTTGTGCCGAACACAGTGACATACAATACTCTGATTTATGGGTATGTCATGCATGGTGATAATGGCACAGCGTGGAGGGTTCATGAAGGGATGGTTAAGAATGGAGTCGAGCTTGATATCATAACTTACAATGCGCTCATTCTTGGTCTTTGCCGGGATGGGAAGATAAAAAAGGCCGTGCATTTGTTTCAGCAGCTTGACAGGTCCAAGCTTGAACCGAATGCTTCAACTTTCTCAGCGTTGATTCTTGGGCACTGTAAGGCGCAGAATTCAGAGCGAGCACTGCAACTGTTGAATGTGATGAAAAAATCTGGCTTCCATCCGAATTACGACACATATAAGATTGTTATATCTACTTTCTACAAGAATAAGGATTTTGAAGGAGCAGTGGATGTGATGAAGGAGCTTCTCGAGATGTGCATGGCTCCTGACAAGGCCTTATTGCATGAATTCTTTGAAGCCCTCTCAAAGGCTAAAAAACTCCACCTAGCAGAAGGTCTGCAGTTAGCTGATAAAGGTGGAAAGTTTATTCCATCTATCTACTATACTGGTGATTACAGGAACAACGGCGAAGAGAAAACTGCATGTTAA